In the Helicoverpa armigera isolate CAAS_96S chromosome 28, ASM3070526v1, whole genome shotgun sequence genome, one interval contains:
- the LOC110382633 gene encoding uncharacterized protein LOC110382633, with protein sequence MRTVAVAGSFLVQFQAPSHLAKSDAEEEPADVLEQLRNHERDLERDSRKRNEIEIKAEKYDDKNSAEVETTRATVAAVAVPLPTEETKKRLAIPNEDVDIVDREDHVTQYLADLLVNTDSEITFLQASEVEDERELPE encoded by the exons atgagaacagtcgccgtagcCGGATCTTTTCTTGTACAGTTCCAGGCACCAAGCCACTTGGCGAAGTCTGATGCTGAAGAGGAACCGGCAGATGTCTTAGAACAGCTACGtaaccacgaacgagacctcgAGAGAGACTCAAGAAAGAGAAACGAAATCGAGATCAAAGCTGAGAAATATGACGACAAAAATTCTGCAG AAGTAGAAACAACACGAGCAACAGTGGCTGCCGTAGCAGTCCCACTGCCCACAGAAGAAACCAAGAAAAGGCTGGCCATCCCGAACGAAGATGTTGATATAGTGGACCGGGAAGATCATGTCACTCAATATCTGGCAGATCTACTGGTGAACACGGACAGTGAAATTACTTTTCTTCAG GCTAGTGAAGTTGAAGATGAACGTGAGCTTCCAGAGTAA